The following proteins are encoded in a genomic region of Larus michahellis chromosome 30, bLarMic1.1, whole genome shotgun sequence:
- the RABGGTA gene encoding geranylgeranyl transferase type-2 subunit alpha encodes MPPKPLRDTPPSPSPSSSGLSPSCSVSRARRKYPAVSGSSRGPDRGPASLRGPLRTPMAAPTPGVLSPWAIWRRRRAHLLPRCIPARPAAPPERQQNGGTRLPRCIPAYPAAQAGGVLCGGLPVPPLLPGSHCAVPDPPAAAGSGAGPGLTPPPPTGAVAMHGRLKLRPPDAARRRQREEKLRLYRSAMDTLLEKRARGQLDGEVLALTGAVLAANPDVGTCWNLRRCALRGPPQDWVPGELAFVGGCLGVNPKSYGAWHHRGWVLRHRPPPAPPGHRPPPAATAERALCDRLLATDPRNFHAWEHRRALAAEEDPEAELAFAGALLSRDFSNFSAWHHRLRLLTPPGGGGVPPQRLPTELELVQNAVFTDPTDQSAWVYLRCVLSRATPPPRIICVYVDREDATLAVTFSRPVVVGEGHPVLLATLDGSALEGAWRSGAGRPRPGHTWLCDLPLPPARPRLHFRVTWEGDPAHREVTLGPDENEAWWQEPIVARELFWPEVGVAEASVLEGQAATCRELLELEPRSRGCLLTLVLLLSALDPLGYEDEIRGYLRDLQEVDPLRRGFLADMASRAELVLGVARMGAGPGDDLTLRLPEKALRSLPLLERLVLVTRLELGGNGLGGLPPAIGGLRRLQVLDLSRNEVATLGGFPPLPRLEELRLEGNPISHASALAPLAACPRLARLRLADTPLAAAPEAAAQLARLLPHVEVALA; translated from the exons ATGCCGCCCAAACCCCTCAGGgacacccccccgtccccctcacCGAGCTCCTCCGGGCTCAGCCCCTCCTGCAGCGTCTCCAGGGCCCGTCGGAAATACCCAGCGGTGTCGGGATCCAGCCGCGGGCCCGACCGGGGCCCGGCTTCGTTGCGGGGTCCCCTCCGCACCCCCATGGCGGCGCCAACCCCCGGCGTTCTCTCCCCGTGGGCAatatggcggcggcggcgggcccacCTTTTGCCTCGCTGTATCCCGGCACGCCCCGCGGCCCCGCCTGAGAGACAGCAAAATGGCGGCACCCGGCTGCCCCGTTGTATCCCAGCATACCCCGCGGCCCAAGCAGGGGG AGTGCTTTGCGGCGGGCTTCCGGTTCCGCCCCTTCTCCCCGGCAGCCATTGCGCCGTCCCGGACCCTCCTGCAGCCGCCGGTTCCG GTGCCGGACCAGgcctcacccccccgcccccaaccggAGCCGTCGCCATG CACGGCCGCCTGAAGCTCCGCCCCCCGgacgccgcccgccgccggcagcgggaGGAGAAGCTCCGCCTCTACCGCTCCGCCATGGACACCCTGCTGGAGAAg CGGGCGCGGGGCCAGCTGGACGGGGAGGTGCTGGCCCTGACGGGGGCGGTGCTGGCGGCCAACCCCGACGTGGGCACCTGCTGGAACCTGCGCCGCTGCGCCCTCCGCGGGCCCCCCCAGGACTG GGTGCCGGGGGAGCTGGCCTTCGTgggggggtgcctgggggtgaACCCCAAATCCTACGGGGCCTGGCACCACCGGGGCTGGGTGCTGCGGcaccggccccccccggccccccccggccaccgacccccccccgcgGCCACCGCCGAGAGAGCCCTCTGCGACCGCCTGCTGGCCACCGACCCCCGCAACT TCCACGCCTGGGAGCACCGGCGGGCGCTGGCGGCCGAGGAAGACCCCGAAGCGGAGCTGGCCTTCGCCGGGGCCCTGCTCAGCCGCGACTTTTCCAACTTTTCCGCCTGGCACCATCGGCTGCGTCTGCTGACCCCCCCCGGCGGAGGGGGGGTGCCCCCCCAGCGCCTCCCCACCG AGCTGGAGCTGGTCCAAAACGCCGTCTTCACCGACCCCACCGACCAGAGCGCCTGGGTCTACCTGCGCTGCGTCCTCTCCCGGG ccaccccCCCGCCGAGGATCATCTGCGTCTACGTCGACCGGGAGGACGCCACCTTGGCCGTCACCTTCTCCCGCCCCGTCGTG GTGGGGGAGGGGCACCCCGTGCTGTTGGCGACGCTGGACGGCTCCGCCCTGGAAGGGGCGTGGCGctcgggggcggggcggccccgccccggccacaCCTGG CTCTGCGACCTacccctcccccccgcccggccccgcctccACTTCCGGGTCACGTGGGAGGGTGACCCCGCCCACCGCGAGGTGACGCTCGGCCCAG ATGAGAACGAGGCCTGGTGGCAGGAGCCAATCGTCGCCCGCGAGCTCTTCTG gccgGAAGTGGGCGTGGCCGAGGCCTCGGTGCTGGAGGGGCAGGCGGCCACTtgccgggagctgctggagctggagccccgCAGCCggg ggtgcctGCTgacgctggtgctgctgctgtcgGCCCTGGACCCGCTGGGCTACGAGGACGAGATCCGGGGCTACCTGCGGGACCTCCAG gaggtgGACCCCCTGCGCCGCGGCTTCCTGGCCGACATGGCCTCGCGGGCGGAGCTGGTGCTGGGCGTGGCCCGGATGGGGGCGGGGCCCGGCGATGACCTCACGCTCCGCCTCCCCGAGAAG GCGCTGCGGTCGCTGCCGCTGCTGGAGCGGCTGGTGCTGGTGACgcggctggagctgggggggaacGGCCTGGGGGGGCTCCCCCCCGCCATCGGGGGGCTGCGGCGCCTGCAG gtGCTGGACCTGTCACGTAACGAGGTCGCGACCCTGGGGGGgttcccgcccctcccccgcctGGAGGAGCTGCGCCTCGAGGGCAACC CCATAAGCCACGCCTCCGCCCTCGCCCCATTGGCCGCCTGCCCCCGCCTGGCTCGCCTGCGATTGGCCGACACCCCCTTGGCCGCCGCCCCCGAAGCCGCCGCCCAGCTGGCCCGGCTCCTCCCCCACGTCGAGGTCGCCCTCGCCTGA